The Myxococcaceae bacterium JPH2 nucleotide sequence GGAGTCAACAAGCTCTCCGTCATCACTCAAGACTCAAGTGGGGTCTCCGTCGCATTCCCAGACGTCTGCAAGACACCGAGTCCAGCTGGGCCCATCCCCCTCCCTTATCCGAACATCGCGAAGTCGTCGGATACGGCCAAGGGCACGAAGAAGGTATCGGTGGATGGCAACCCCGTGTGCGTGAAGGACTCGAACTTCAGCACGAGCACAGGCGATGAAGCGGGGACCGCAGGTGGCGGCGTCGTTTCAGCCAAGACCCAAGGCAAAGCCGAGTTCGTCAACTTCTCTTTCGACGTGCAATTCGAAGGAAAGAACGTCGCTCGCGCCATGGACCTGATGCTACACAACGACAAGAACACGCCCCCGTCGCCGGTCATGCAACCTCCCGTGGTCGCCGTAGGCCAAGGGTCGGGGAAGTGTAACTGCCTGATCTGCGACAAGGAAATCTAGGCGGCGCCTGCAGCATCCTGATGGAGGGGGACATGCATTCACGTGAGCAGGAAAATCAGCAGGCCACGCTCGACACGGATGAACCCATTCTCGGGAACCTCGTGGGCTGGGTCACAGGACTTGGAGCCAGAGGAGCCGTGCAGGTTGACTTCGAGGGCAACCACCGAGGCCCGATTGATGCGCGATTGGCGACGCCCGCGAATTCAGCCACGCTGCGCCTGGCCGTGCAGCAGCGCCAAGGGGTCGTCCTCTGCTTCGAGCGAGGACTTCCCGCACGCCCGCTCATCCTCGGCTTTGTCCAGGAGCCTTCGGAGACTCCCCTGCTGGATGAACTGCTCAGCGAGCCTCAGACGGGCACGTCCGAGCTGGTCGTCAATGGCAAACGATTCTCTCTGGACGAGATGGTGGGCGAAACCGCCGACGAGATCTCCCTGCGTTGTGGCAAGGCGAGCCTGGTCTTGCGACGCAATGGCCAGGTACTCATCCGCGGGGACGACGTGAAGATTGATGCTGGACGAGTACTTCGCCTGCGGGGAGGCAAGACTCAAATCAACTAGCGAGCAGGAACTCCTTCAACCAGCTCTTCCACCGAGCCCCCATCCTCGATTTGCATCATGGCGCCACTGCCTCCCTATCTTGCGCTCCCTATCGCCTGGGACACCTACGCAGCCCATCTCGACGAGGGCTCCTTCCTGTGGCGCCAGCGTTCGCGCGCGCTCGTGGGTCCGGACTACGTGCTCGACGAGGTGGCCGAGCTGGAAGGGAGACTGCTCGCTCATGTCGACGCCCTGGTACTCGGAGGTAGAAAGGTCGCCGCCCGATTGCTGGTGCCAGCCTTGGACCTGCACGACGAAACGGGTGTGGTGGAGGTTGCCACCCTCGCGATGCTGATGCAGGAAGACGCACCGGCTGCATCCATCGAGTCAGTGCTTCAACAAGTCTTGGAGGGGGACGAGGCGACATGCATGGCGCTCCGCCCAGCGCTGAGACTCATCGGCACAGAGTCCATGAAGCAGCGGCTGCTTCCTTTGCTGGATTCCGCGACAACGCCAGCTCTTCTGACAATGTCCGTGCTCGACCTCTTCGCAGCATGGCGAGTAGACCCCGGCCCCGTACTGCGCACCCTGTTGACGCATGAGGAGCCGGGAATCCGAGCTTCAGCCTTCCGCTGCGTGCGGACATGTCCTTCGCGATTGTCGGACGAGTCCTTGAGGTTGGGGCTACGTTCTTCACTTCCCGAAGTGAGAAACTCTGCCCTGGAGGCGGGACTCGTCGCGGGCATGCAACTCGCTTGGCATGAGTGTCGACACAGGGTGGAGACCCGCGACAGTTCCCCTGAACTCGCACTGTATGCCCTGGCCATCATGGGAGGACCAACGGGGCAAGCCTCCGTGCTCAATGCCCTGAAAGACACAGGGCTCCAGAGGCATGCCCTACGTGCACTCGGGCTACTAGGAACCGTAGAGGCTGCGGAGGCTGCACTGGCCCTCATGCGGACGGATGAGCTCGCGCCCCTGGCAGCCGAAGCATTCTCTACGGTGACCGGATGGAAGGTGGCGCCATCCGAGATCGAACCGGACCCACAGGCAATGAGCACCTCGAGAGAGCCCGCTGAACCGAGCCCCGAGGATGATCTCCCCCATCCAGATGCAGCCCAGGCGGATCATTGGTGGCGAACTCAAAGCCGCCGTTTCGAGCGCACAACTCGGTATGTGCTCGGACGCCCCTTTGGGCAGGAGACTCTCCTCGGCGCACTTCGAGAGAGCTCCATGTATCGCCGCCGTCCATTGGCACTGGCCCTCGCGTTGCGGACGCGGGGTGAATGCGTGCTCGATCTCGATGTCTGGGTGCGCGACCAGCACGCACAATGGGAGACCGCACGGAGGCTTCCTACGACACGGTTCCTTCGCTCACTGGAAGTGCTCCATGGTTGAGGTACCTTATCGAGGAGTAGTTGAGGGACGAGGATCATGAGAGTCCGCGTCCAAGC carries:
- a CDS encoding DUF4150 domain-containing protein, encoding MANSVGVNKLSVITQDSSGVSVAFPDVCKTPSPAGPIPLPYPNIAKSSDTAKGTKKVSVDGNPVCVKDSNFSTSTGDEAGTAGGGVVSAKTQGKAEFVNFSFDVQFEGKNVARAMDLMLHNDKNTPPSPVMQPPVVAVGQGSGKCNCLICDKEI
- a CDS encoding TIGR02270 family protein produces the protein MAPLPPYLALPIAWDTYAAHLDEGSFLWRQRSRALVGPDYVLDEVAELEGRLLAHVDALVLGGRKVAARLLVPALDLHDETGVVEVATLAMLMQEDAPAASIESVLQQVLEGDEATCMALRPALRLIGTESMKQRLLPLLDSATTPALLTMSVLDLFAAWRVDPGPVLRTLLTHEEPGIRASAFRCVRTCPSRLSDESLRLGLRSSLPEVRNSALEAGLVAGMQLAWHECRHRVETRDSSPELALYALAIMGGPTGQASVLNALKDTGLQRHALRALGLLGTVEAAEAALALMRTDELAPLAAEAFSTVTGWKVAPSEIEPDPQAMSTSREPAEPSPEDDLPHPDAAQADHWWRTQSRRFERTTRYVLGRPFGQETLLGALRESSMYRRRPLALALALRTRGECVLDLDVWVRDQHAQWETARRLPTTRFLRSLEVLHG